Within the Polaribacter pectinis genome, the region ACCTAACAATGGTGCTTTGGAAACAAAGTCATCTCTTTATAACAATGGTAGTGACTTAACAATTGCTGGTTGGATAGAAAAACCATCTTTTTCTTCTTTTCTTATTGAAAATCGTAATAACGCTCAAACAGGTTTTGGTATTTCTACACTCGTAAATCCTAATGATGCAGATGATATTAATATTATATGTTTTTATTTAGGAGCATCTACTGGAACAAAATATCACCTTATTAGTAATACCGATGAAATAAAAATAGATTCAAATTGGCATCATTTAGCATTTACTTTTAACGCTACTGAGTTTAAATTTTATGTTGATGGTCAACTTGTAAAAACAACTTCAATGACAGGAAAAGAGTCTATATTTTTTACAAATAATAATGTCAGTATTGGAAGTGGATTTCAGGGAAAGATAGATGACTTTTTCATCTATAGAAGAGCACTATCTCAATCTGAGATAAACCAACTTATAATTCATTAAATAAAATTTTTTAACATATCTAATTATTATGAAAGATTCAATTAAAATAAACATATGGCATTATTTAGTAATTATAATCTTGTTATTTTCATGTAGTAAAGACGAAGTTAATATACCACCAGTTGTAGAAAATCAAGAGTTTATAATTTCGGAAGGTAATTTAATAGCAGATTTAGGAACAGTAATAGCAACGGATCCAGATAATGAAAACTTAATTTTCTCAATTGTATCACAAAGTGTTTCTAATGCTATTGCCATAAAAGAAAACACAGGAGTTTTACAAATATCCGATGCAACTGCTTTCGATTTTGAAATAAACCAAAGTTTAACAGCTATTGTTAGAGTTTCTGACGGAAGCGCAAGTGCAGAAGCAACAATTACTATAAAAATAACAGACGAAATAGATCAAGCTCCTTTAATTAGTGATCAAACATTTTCTATTGATGAAAACCCAGCACAAGATGATGCTATAGGAACAATTACTGCAACAGACGCACAAAATTTACCCTTAACCTATAAAATTTTATCAGAAACTCCTGCATTAGGCTTTTTAAATATTGATGCTAACAATGGAAATTTAGTAGTTAAAGAATTTAGTAATTACGATTATGAAAAAACAATGTCTTTTACAGCAAAAATAGAAGTTTCCAACGGAACACTAACATCTACTGCAACAATAACAATAAATATTAACAATATTTCTCCACCAACAAATGGGCTTATTGCTCATTACCAAATGAGTGATAACTCTAAAAATTATGCGGTTGATAGCAGTGGAAATAACAATCATGCAGATTTTGACATTTCAACTACAACTGGCATAC harbors:
- a CDS encoding LamG-like jellyroll fold domain-containing protein, translating into MKDSIKINIWHYLVIIILLFSCSKDEVNIPPVVENQEFIISEGNLIADLGTVIATDPDNENLIFSIVSQSVSNAIAIKENTGVLQISDATAFDFEINQSLTAIVRVSDGSASAEATITIKITDEIDQAPLISDQTFSIDENPAQDDAIGTITATDAQNLPLTYKILSETPALGFLNIDANNGNLVVKEFSNYDYEKTMSFTAKIEVSNGTLTSTATITININNISPPTNGLIAHYQMSDNSKNYAVDSSGNNNHADFDISTTTGIPSLTTGFDNQQNHAFTNPNSAKNVVFKHNTSTISQANSFTISGHIKISESGNGYLLDDGSLFQLLYLKNAQTGSVSLYVYFKEGPKETRGNISAENFTVKSNGWIHFAITQSGDNLKLYVDGVEFNSTNAITPFHKLSSDGNQTLRIGSQSSLFLGSLDNFIIYDRRLSDAEVKILSLEEN